In a genomic window of Scomber japonicus isolate fScoJap1 chromosome 17, fScoJap1.pri, whole genome shotgun sequence:
- the fzd3a gene encoding frizzled-3a isoform X2, giving the protein MVNLQCSPDLRMFLCALYAPVCTEYGRMTLPCRRLCLQAKSDCYKLMEMFGVSWPEEMDCNRLPDCDESYPRPVDLLSSSDSTESPISVQRDYGFWCPRELKINPEFGYSFMGVRDCSPPCPNMYFTREELTFARYFIGVVSIVCLSATLFTFLTFLIDVSRFRYPERPIIFYAVCYMMVSLVFFLGFLLEDRVSCNAASPGRFRASTVTQGSHNKACTLLFMVLYFFTMAGSVWWVILTITWFLAAVPKWGSEAIEKKALLFHACAWGIPGILTVTLLAMNKIEGDGISGVCFVGLYNLTALRWFLLVPLGLDVVVGVALLLAGIAALNRVRMEIPLEKENQEKLVKFMIRIGVFSVLYLVPLLTVLACYLYENSYRAIWETTWVQEKCRDYHIPCPYQVESTSRPDLALFLIKYLMMLIVGIPSVFWVGSKKTCFEWASFFHGKRRKDGMVNESRQVLQEPDFAQLLLRDPNTPIVRKSRGTSTQGTSTHASSTHLAMLDEPPSASTSRAGSVRSARSKMSSYHGSLHRSREGRYTASSFRAADDRMPYGSMPRLNDQSQSRHCSTNRLDSLSRHGSTQRLESQSRHSSIRDLGSAAQAVLGVPGNGIHRVLEEDGATA; this is encoded by the exons ATGGTGAACCTGCAGTGCTCTCCGGACCTCAGGATGTTCCTGTGCGCCCTCTACGCCCCGGTGTGCACAGAGTACGGCCGCATGACGCTCCCCTGCCGCCGCCTCTGTCTGCAGGCAAAGAGCGACTGTTACAAACTGATGGAAATGTTTGGTGTCAGCTGGCCGGAGGAGATGGATTGCAACAG GTTGCCGGACTGTGACGAGTCCTACCCCCGTCCCGTAGACCTGCTGTCCAGCTCAGACTCGACCGAATCCCCAATCTCCGTCCAGCGAGACTACGGCTTCTGGTGTCCCCGAGAGCTCAAAATCAACCCAGAGTTCGGCTACTCCTTCATGGGGGTCCGCGACTGCTCCCCTCCCTGCCCCAACATGTACTTCACGCGGGAGGAGCTGACGTTCGCCCGCTACTTCATCGGCGTGGTGTCCATCGTCTGCCTCTCCGCCACCCTCTTcaccttcctcaccttcctcatcGACGTGTCGCGCTTCCGCTACCCGGAGCGCCCCATTATATTCTACGCCGTGTGCTACATGATGGTGTCCCTGGTGTTCTTCCTCGGGTTCCTGCTGGAGGACAGAGTCTCCTGTAACGCTGCGAGTCCTGGGAGGTTCAGGGCTTCGACGGTGACTCAAGGCTCACATAACAAG gCCTGCACGCTTCTCTTCATGGTGCTGTACTTCTTCACCATGGCCGGCAGCGTCTGGTGGGTCATCCTCACCATCACCTGGTTCCTGGCGGCCGTTCCTAAATGGGGCAGCGAGGCCATCGAGAAGAAGGCTCTGCTCTTCCACGCCTGCGCCTGGGGGATCCCCGGGATCCTCACCGTCACCCTGCTCGCCATGAACAAAATCGAGGGAGACGGCATCAGCGGGGTTTGCTTCGTGGGGCTCTACAACCTTACGGCGCTACGCTGGTTCCTGCTGGTCCCACTGGGACTGGATGTAGTG GTTGGTGTGGCTCTGTTGCTGGCGGGAATTGCGGCACTGAATCGAGTCCGCATGGAGATCCCCCTGGAgaaggagaaccaggagaagcTGGTGAAGTTCATGATCCGTATCGGCGTTTTCTCCGTGCTCTACCTGGTGCCTCTGCTCACCGTTCTGGCCTGCTACCTCTACGAGAACAGCTACAGAGCCATCTGGGAGACCACCTGGGTCCAGGAGAAGTGTCGAGACTATCACATCCCCTGTCCCTACCAG GTCGAGAGCACCAGCCGTCCCGATCTCGCCTTGTTCCTGATCAAGTATCTGATGATGCTGATCGTAGGGATCCCCTCGGTGTTCTGGGTCGGCAGTAAGAAGACCTGCTTCGAGTGGGCTAGCTTCTTCCACGGCAAGAGACGCAAAGA CGGGATGGTCAACGAGAGCCGACAGGTGCTCCAGGAGCCTGACTTCGCCCAGCTGCTGCTCAGGGACCCCAACACGCCCATCGTGAGGAAGTCGCGGGGCACGTCCACCCAAGGCACATCCACCCACGCCTCCTCCACGCACCTCGCCATGCTGGACGAGCCGCCCAGCGCCAGCACCAGCCGGGCCGGCTCAGTCCGCAGCGCCCGCTCCAAGATGAGCAGTTACCATGGCAGCCTGCACCGCTCCAGAGAGGGCAG ATACACGGCCTCCAGTTTCCGGGCTGCTGACGACCGGATGCCGTACGGGAGCATGCCGCGCCTCAACGACCAATCCCAGTCCAGGCACTGCAGCACCAACCGCCTGGACAGCCTGTCGCGGCACGGCTCCACCCAGAGACTGGAGAGCCAATCGCGGCACAGCAGCATCAGAGACCTGGGCTCCGCCGCCCAAGCCGTCCTCGGCGTCCCCGGTAACGGGATTCACAGAGTGCTGGAGGAGGACGGAGCCACGGCCTGA
- the fzd3a gene encoding frizzled-3a isoform X3, whose amino-acid sequence MVNLQCSPDLRMFLCALYAPVCTEYGRMTLPCRRLCLQAKSDCYKLMEMFGVSWPEEMDCNRLPDCDESYPRPVDLLSSSDSTESPISVQRDYGFWCPRELKINPEFGYSFMGVRDCSPPCPNMYFTREELTFARYFIGVVSIVCLSATLFTFLTFLIDVSRFRYPERPIIFYAVCYMMVSLVFFLGFLLEDRVSCNAASPGRFRASTVTQGSHNKACTLLFMVLYFFTMAGSVWWVILTITWFLAAVPKWGSEAIEKKALLFHACAWGIPGILTVTLLAMNKIEGDGISGVCFVGLYNLTALRWFLLVPLGLDVVVGVALLLAGIAALNRVRMEIPLEKENQEKLVKFMIRIGVFSVLYLVPLLTVLACYLYENSYRAIWETTWVQEKCRDYHIPCPYQVESTSRPDLALFLIKYLMMLIVGIPSVFWVGSKKTCFEKSRGTSTQGTSTHASSTHLAMLDEPPSASTSRAGSVRSARSKMSSYHGSLHRSREGRYTASSFRAADDRMPYGSMPRLNDQSQSRHCSTNRLDSLSRHGSTQRLESQSRHSSIRDLGSAAQAVLGVPGNGIHRVLEEDGATA is encoded by the exons ATGGTGAACCTGCAGTGCTCTCCGGACCTCAGGATGTTCCTGTGCGCCCTCTACGCCCCGGTGTGCACAGAGTACGGCCGCATGACGCTCCCCTGCCGCCGCCTCTGTCTGCAGGCAAAGAGCGACTGTTACAAACTGATGGAAATGTTTGGTGTCAGCTGGCCGGAGGAGATGGATTGCAACAG GTTGCCGGACTGTGACGAGTCCTACCCCCGTCCCGTAGACCTGCTGTCCAGCTCAGACTCGACCGAATCCCCAATCTCCGTCCAGCGAGACTACGGCTTCTGGTGTCCCCGAGAGCTCAAAATCAACCCAGAGTTCGGCTACTCCTTCATGGGGGTCCGCGACTGCTCCCCTCCCTGCCCCAACATGTACTTCACGCGGGAGGAGCTGACGTTCGCCCGCTACTTCATCGGCGTGGTGTCCATCGTCTGCCTCTCCGCCACCCTCTTcaccttcctcaccttcctcatcGACGTGTCGCGCTTCCGCTACCCGGAGCGCCCCATTATATTCTACGCCGTGTGCTACATGATGGTGTCCCTGGTGTTCTTCCTCGGGTTCCTGCTGGAGGACAGAGTCTCCTGTAACGCTGCGAGTCCTGGGAGGTTCAGGGCTTCGACGGTGACTCAAGGCTCACATAACAAG gCCTGCACGCTTCTCTTCATGGTGCTGTACTTCTTCACCATGGCCGGCAGCGTCTGGTGGGTCATCCTCACCATCACCTGGTTCCTGGCGGCCGTTCCTAAATGGGGCAGCGAGGCCATCGAGAAGAAGGCTCTGCTCTTCCACGCCTGCGCCTGGGGGATCCCCGGGATCCTCACCGTCACCCTGCTCGCCATGAACAAAATCGAGGGAGACGGCATCAGCGGGGTTTGCTTCGTGGGGCTCTACAACCTTACGGCGCTACGCTGGTTCCTGCTGGTCCCACTGGGACTGGATGTAGTG GTTGGTGTGGCTCTGTTGCTGGCGGGAATTGCGGCACTGAATCGAGTCCGCATGGAGATCCCCCTGGAgaaggagaaccaggagaagcTGGTGAAGTTCATGATCCGTATCGGCGTTTTCTCCGTGCTCTACCTGGTGCCTCTGCTCACCGTTCTGGCCTGCTACCTCTACGAGAACAGCTACAGAGCCATCTGGGAGACCACCTGGGTCCAGGAGAAGTGTCGAGACTATCACATCCCCTGTCCCTACCAG GTCGAGAGCACCAGCCGTCCCGATCTCGCCTTGTTCCTGATCAAGTATCTGATGATGCTGATCGTAGGGATCCCCTCGGTGTTCTGGGTCGGCAGTAAGAAGACCTGCTTCGA GAAGTCGCGGGGCACGTCCACCCAAGGCACATCCACCCACGCCTCCTCCACGCACCTCGCCATGCTGGACGAGCCGCCCAGCGCCAGCACCAGCCGGGCCGGCTCAGTCCGCAGCGCCCGCTCCAAGATGAGCAGTTACCATGGCAGCCTGCACCGCTCCAGAGAGGGCAG ATACACGGCCTCCAGTTTCCGGGCTGCTGACGACCGGATGCCGTACGGGAGCATGCCGCGCCTCAACGACCAATCCCAGTCCAGGCACTGCAGCACCAACCGCCTGGACAGCCTGTCGCGGCACGGCTCCACCCAGAGACTGGAGAGCCAATCGCGGCACAGCAGCATCAGAGACCTGGGCTCCGCCGCCCAAGCCGTCCTCGGCGTCCCCGGTAACGGGATTCACAGAGTGCTGGAGGAGGACGGAGCCACGGCCTGA
- the fzd3a gene encoding frizzled-3a isoform X1 — translation MVNLQCSPDLRMFLCALYAPVCTEYGRMTLPCRRLCLQAKSDCYKLMEMFGVSWPEEMDCNRLPDCDESYPRPVDLLSSSDSTESPISVQRDYGFWCPRELKINPEFGYSFMGVRDCSPPCPNMYFTREELTFARYFIGVVSIVCLSATLFTFLTFLIDVSRFRYPERPIIFYAVCYMMVSLVFFLGFLLEDRVSCNAASPGRFRASTVTQGSHNKACTLLFMVLYFFTMAGSVWWVILTITWFLAAVPKWGSEAIEKKALLFHACAWGIPGILTVTLLAMNKIEGDGISGVCFVGLYNLTALRWFLLVPLGLDVVVGVALLLAGIAALNRVRMEIPLEKENQEKLVKFMIRIGVFSVLYLVPLLTVLACYLYENSYRAIWETTWVQEKCRDYHIPCPYQVESTSRPDLALFLIKYLMMLIVGIPSVFWVGSKKTCFEWASFFHGKRRKEALTPSPTACSTHSSILFYHTRHPTTFPLSLPTLLRLSLPYLPPSPSSSSSSSSSSSSSSSSSSTPSLPSSFPCCSGMVNESRQVLQEPDFAQLLLRDPNTPIVRKSRGTSTQGTSTHASSTHLAMLDEPPSASTSRAGSVRSARSKMSSYHGSLHRSREGRYTASSFRAADDRMPYGSMPRLNDQSQSRHCSTNRLDSLSRHGSTQRLESQSRHSSIRDLGSAAQAVLGVPGNGIHRVLEEDGATA, via the exons ATGGTGAACCTGCAGTGCTCTCCGGACCTCAGGATGTTCCTGTGCGCCCTCTACGCCCCGGTGTGCACAGAGTACGGCCGCATGACGCTCCCCTGCCGCCGCCTCTGTCTGCAGGCAAAGAGCGACTGTTACAAACTGATGGAAATGTTTGGTGTCAGCTGGCCGGAGGAGATGGATTGCAACAG GTTGCCGGACTGTGACGAGTCCTACCCCCGTCCCGTAGACCTGCTGTCCAGCTCAGACTCGACCGAATCCCCAATCTCCGTCCAGCGAGACTACGGCTTCTGGTGTCCCCGAGAGCTCAAAATCAACCCAGAGTTCGGCTACTCCTTCATGGGGGTCCGCGACTGCTCCCCTCCCTGCCCCAACATGTACTTCACGCGGGAGGAGCTGACGTTCGCCCGCTACTTCATCGGCGTGGTGTCCATCGTCTGCCTCTCCGCCACCCTCTTcaccttcctcaccttcctcatcGACGTGTCGCGCTTCCGCTACCCGGAGCGCCCCATTATATTCTACGCCGTGTGCTACATGATGGTGTCCCTGGTGTTCTTCCTCGGGTTCCTGCTGGAGGACAGAGTCTCCTGTAACGCTGCGAGTCCTGGGAGGTTCAGGGCTTCGACGGTGACTCAAGGCTCACATAACAAG gCCTGCACGCTTCTCTTCATGGTGCTGTACTTCTTCACCATGGCCGGCAGCGTCTGGTGGGTCATCCTCACCATCACCTGGTTCCTGGCGGCCGTTCCTAAATGGGGCAGCGAGGCCATCGAGAAGAAGGCTCTGCTCTTCCACGCCTGCGCCTGGGGGATCCCCGGGATCCTCACCGTCACCCTGCTCGCCATGAACAAAATCGAGGGAGACGGCATCAGCGGGGTTTGCTTCGTGGGGCTCTACAACCTTACGGCGCTACGCTGGTTCCTGCTGGTCCCACTGGGACTGGATGTAGTG GTTGGTGTGGCTCTGTTGCTGGCGGGAATTGCGGCACTGAATCGAGTCCGCATGGAGATCCCCCTGGAgaaggagaaccaggagaagcTGGTGAAGTTCATGATCCGTATCGGCGTTTTCTCCGTGCTCTACCTGGTGCCTCTGCTCACCGTTCTGGCCTGCTACCTCTACGAGAACAGCTACAGAGCCATCTGGGAGACCACCTGGGTCCAGGAGAAGTGTCGAGACTATCACATCCCCTGTCCCTACCAG GTCGAGAGCACCAGCCGTCCCGATCTCGCCTTGTTCCTGATCAAGTATCTGATGATGCTGATCGTAGGGATCCCCTCGGTGTTCTGGGTCGGCAGTAAGAAGACCTGCTTCGAGTGGGCTAGCTTCTTCCACGGCAAGAGACGCAAAGA AGCATTAACCCCCTCTCCCACCGCCTGCTCCACACACTCTTCCATCCTCTTCTACCACACCCGACACCCCACCAccttccccctctccctccccaccCTCCTACGTCTCTCCCTGCCCTACCTACCTccatccccctcctcttcctcctcctcctcctcttcctcttcctcctcctcctcctcctcctccacacccTCCCtgccctcctcctttccctgcTGCAGCGGGATGGTCAACGAGAGCCGACAGGTGCTCCAGGAGCCTGACTTCGCCCAGCTGCTGCTCAGGGACCCCAACACGCCCATCGTGAGGAAGTCGCGGGGCACGTCCACCCAAGGCACATCCACCCACGCCTCCTCCACGCACCTCGCCATGCTGGACGAGCCGCCCAGCGCCAGCACCAGCCGGGCCGGCTCAGTCCGCAGCGCCCGCTCCAAGATGAGCAGTTACCATGGCAGCCTGCACCGCTCCAGAGAGGGCAG ATACACGGCCTCCAGTTTCCGGGCTGCTGACGACCGGATGCCGTACGGGAGCATGCCGCGCCTCAACGACCAATCCCAGTCCAGGCACTGCAGCACCAACCGCCTGGACAGCCTGTCGCGGCACGGCTCCACCCAGAGACTGGAGAGCCAATCGCGGCACAGCAGCATCAGAGACCTGGGCTCCGCCGCCCAAGCCGTCCTCGGCGTCCCCGGTAACGGGATTCACAGAGTGCTGGAGGAGGACGGAGCCACGGCCTGA
- the fbxo16 gene encoding LOW QUALITY PROTEIN: F-box only protein 16 (The sequence of the model RefSeq protein was modified relative to this genomic sequence to represent the inferred CDS: substituted 1 base at 1 genomic stop codon) has protein sequence MQTKLSAWTPLNHPLSNSKVFEERRSLLAKWFDRWSDSQRRAVLQDFVLSCSVEQLSFLSLSVSRRLPLQAADFTCLLPRALCLYLFSFLDPRSLCRCAQVSWHWKSIVELDQLWMPKCLRLGWCINFSPTPFEQGVWKRHYIQTVLELRFSPPQKXKKVNFASSQQQLLVPDVITISSRHEDPSEAVFLGEERPVTASQQCESISGMGLKKEKQSTVPPPWRDSDRHPKDTLRFNYLDNLDPIEQTRSRATTCRTNTLKPDDERKKKALSEANYKLRKAKSLMFLSSNCRPKHPPPPPPPPLPQSRPHWASHSHDYPVAKETAKSLLRLAQWNAGIRPGPVRAAVPRLSVEALRASQRSHRSAPSTSLFELQPWTVSAAHSHKTSSEACLPLQEDIGTTT, from the exons ATGCAGACCAAACTGAGCGCCTGGACACCTCTGAACCACCCGCTGTCCAACAGCAAG GTTTTCGAAGAGAGAAGGAGCCTTCTGGCAAAGTGG TTTGACAGGTGGTCAGACAGCCAGAGGAGGGCGGTGCTGCAGGACTTTGTGCTGAGCTGTTCAGTGGAGCAACTCAGTTTCCTGAGCCTCAGTGTGAGCAGACGGCTCCCTCTGCAGGCCGCAGACTTCACCTGCCTGCTGCCCAGAGCCCTCTGCCTCtacctcttctccttccttgaCCCTCGCAGCCTCTGCCGCTGCGCACAG GTGAGCTGGCACTGGAAGAGCATAGTGGAGCTGGACCAACTGTGGATGCCTAAGTGTCTGAGGCTCGGCTGGTGCATTAACTTCTCCCCCACACCGTTTGAGCAGGGTGTCTGGAAGCGGCACTACATCCAGACTGTGCTAGAGCTTCGATTCAGCCCTCCGCAG aaataaaaaaaagtaaattttgCCTCATCTCAGCAGCAGTTACTGGTCCCAGATGTGATAACAATCAGCAGTAGACATGAAGATCCATCAGAGGCAGTCTTCCTGGGGGAGGAGCGTCCAGTGACTGCCTCCCAGCAATGTGAAAGCATCTCGGGGATGGGACTGAAGAAGGAGAAGCAGTCGACTGTACCGCCACCATGGAGAGACTCTGACAGGCATCCTAAAGACACACTACGCTTCAACTACCTCGACAACCTGGACCCCATTGA GCAAACAAGGAGCAGAGCCACCACCTGCCGCACTAACACACTGAAGCCAGATgacgagaggaagaagaaagcacTGTCTGAGGCGAATTACAAACTACGCAAAGCCAAATCGCTG ATGTTCCTCAGCTCAAACTGCAGACCTaagcatcctcctcctcctcctcctcctcctcttcctcagtctcGACCCCACTGGGCATCTCACAGTCACGACTACCCCGTTGCCAAGGAGACCGCCAAGAGCCTGCTGAGGCTGGCCCAATGGAACGCCGGCATACGTCCGGGGCCGGTGAGGGCGGCCGTGCCCAGGCTGAGCGTGGAGGCGCTCAGGGCATCCCAGCGTTCACACAGGAGCGCTCCCA GTACTTCACTGTTTGAGCTCCAGCCCTGGACTGTATCTGCAGCACACTCACACAAGACGAGCAGTGAAGCATGTCTCCCTCTTCAGGAAGACATCGGAACAACAACCTGA